tgtctcccctGCTTTCTCTTCCTCCATATTCCTCTATCCccaacccttcccttttccatccttCCAATATCATACAACCAGGCATGCCAAGGTGTGCCAGTGTAGAATAGGCTGACTCCTCGCTGCACCTATAGGTCCTCTGCTGTCTCCATGACCACCCCTCCCATAGTGGCGTTCGCCGGGCAGCAGGCTCAGGCTGCCCGTGATGTCAACACGGCGTCGCTCTGTCGCATCGGCCAGGAGACGGTGCAGGATATCGTCTTACGCACCATGGAGATCTTCCAGCTGTTGAGGAACATGCAGGTAAGTGTTTCTTGTGACTTTTTTGTGTTGGGACGGGTATGAAGGCTGAACAAAGTTCGAAGTCTTGCCTTTTATTATGGATGGTGCTTGTCTGTCAACCACCTTTAATACACGCAAAGCATTGTTTGCATGTGCTCCTCTtcccttttacacacacacacacacacacacacacacacacacacacacacacacacacacgcacacacgattCAGCCTTATTTGACCCCAGACCGACAGCATTACATAAACTGACAGCACAACATTGATTCATTGTCATCCATTTCCTCACAGTTATATCTAATAACAGTAACACAATATGACATGCATTGTCCCTCTGGTGTGAATGGATGGATATGGGCCTAAGAGCAGAAATCTGGGCCAACTAAGACTGCTTTTATTCTTGCCCAAGGAAGGCATGTCCCATGGTGCAATCCTGTCTCGCGCTTGTTTTTAAACATGGAGGATGATATAATTGGTTGTGAAAAGGCCTTTATTTGATCATTAGATAGTCACCATCTGTTTATACCTCTTCTAGACCTTCTGTTGACACGTTGGAAAGATCAGACTGAGCCCTTAAGATGGGTTCAGgagaagttgtgtgtgtgtgtcccaaatggcaccctattccctatgtagttcactacttttgaccaggactcatacTAGGactctcaaaagtagtgcactatatagggaatatggtgccatttaggacacaacaAGATGTTGTCTTTCTCGGTCTGTGTGTCTCAGAGAAGATCCTTCTGCAGCTCATTAAAACAACAACGGTGTAAGACAAAAGAAGAAGACCGCAAAGCAAGCCGTGCTGCCTCGCTGCAGAATGTACAAACAGCACTGTTGTGACTTGTTTCACAGATCACAGACTCTGTGTGGGGAAAGAAAGATCACTCTGTTTACAGAGTGGTATGCATGTATACAGGTATATGTATACACCCTACCTACCCTCATGCAGGGAATAGTTTCAGGCTGTACAGGATGTTTACTATCAGTTAAAAATGCCTAAAGCTAGTTAGCGTAAAGCTCAGGTGAAACAGTCCGGAGCTTTTCTAAGTCATACACATATCATGTAGTTAGTTATATGTAAGCTTCTCCTCTCAATGGAATGCCATGTAACCgcacatttaaataaatacatgtaaaaccGTTTTTTTTGGTCTACATTGCAATAATTCAGTCGTTATTTTACAAACCATCTACACTTCAGTTACCACCATAAACATTTGAGAAATTACACGCTGGCTATTAGTAGTCAAGGAGTAACTGATCAAGGAGGTACTAGTCGCGTAAACAGGAGGCCCTGAAATGACCCATAGCTATTAGTACAATGTTATTACATTACTAGGAAAGAAGTGTTACATACTCTTCTATGTCATCTCCCCCAGCTGCCAAATGGAGTGACGTACCACCCCAGCACCCACCAGGACAGGCTGGGCAAACTGCAGGAGCACCTGCGTATGCTCTCTGTACTCTTCCGCAAGCTGCGCCTCGTCTACGACAAATGTAACGAAAACTGCACCGGTCTGGACCCCGTACCCCCAGAGGTGAGTTGCCACTGTGCCAGGACCACTCTGTGTATCACAATCAATATATAACCAGTGAGCCGGACATAGTGTACTTTACCACAGTTGACGCCATTTTGGCTCGGTGTACAAACCTACACAAACCACTAATGCAGATTTATGGACATTTCGGTTCTTGCCAGAGAGATTGGATTACAGTTTCCTCATACAAAATGTCTGAATGTAGTGAGGGGATCCACCGTGGCTGTGAAGAAAGTTCAGAGGAACCCCTGGTGCCTGCGGGATTCTTATCTCTCCCACTCTATCAGGTCTACCTCGGGAcagacaccctatttcctatatagtgcactacttttgcgcAGGCCAGTAGTGCACTCTACAGGGAATATGTTTCCATTTGAGACACAACACTCGGCTCAGCTCCACATTCAATTCAATGGCCGCTTTGTGTTTGTCCCGAGGGCCTCCTTAGTGGCTGTTATGGACACCCACCTCTAAATacccaccactttattttactgAGCTACTCGGTTGGCTACTGTTTTAGACCTCGTGCTGGGCGATTCCACTTTTTTATTGGTGGTTTCATTGTTGCAGTCTTTTCTCCTATTGATTTGGAGACAATTGGTTGTAAAATCAGTGTTTTAGAACTGACATTGCATGCACACGTTTATTTAGGCTttcaaacatacagtaccagtcaaaagtttggacacacctactcaagggtttttctttatattttattattttctacattgtagactaatagtgaagacatcaaaactgtgaaataacacatggaatcgtgtagtaaccaaaaaagtcttaaacaagtctaaatatattttagattta
This genomic interval from Oncorhynchus clarkii lewisi isolate Uvic-CL-2024 chromosome 18, UVic_Ocla_1.0, whole genome shotgun sequence contains the following:
- the LOC139373382 gene encoding mediator of RNA polymerase II transcription subunit 30, coding for MTTPPIVAFAGQQAQAARDVNTASLCRIGQETVQDIVLRTMEIFQLLRNMQLPNGVTYHPSTHQDRLGKLQEHLRMLSVLFRKLRLVYDKCNENCTGLDPVPPEQLIPYVEDDSSKHDERLASQARPATEERREILEVNKKLKQKNQQLKQIMDQLRNLIWEINSMLAVRS